In Acidisarcina polymorpha, the DNA window CAGCGGCACCACCACTCAAGATGGAGACAAACTCGACGACATCCTTGAAGCCAAAGCCGCGAAGGTGGAGACGAGTGGCGATATCGACTCGACATCGGTCAGTTGGAACTGCCTGAAACAGGATGAAGATCAAGTCTTCGGTATTGCCAGCGACCTTCTCATGCATCCGGCCTTCAATGAGGAAAAGCTGACGCTGTCCAAGCAGCAGATGGCTGCCGGGATCGTACGGCGCAATGATGAAGCCGCGCAAATTGCCAGCCGCGAGGCATCCATCCTCATCTACGGCAAGAACAGCCCTTATGCGCGAGAGCCGGAAATTGCTACGGTAATGTCGGTTACCGTGGCTGATCTCAAAGCCTGGCATGATCGCACTGTTATCCCAAATGGCATGATCATCGGCGTCTCCGGCGATTTTGATTCCACGGCCATGGAACAGAAGCTGCGGGGAGTCTTTGATTCCCTGCCCCCGGGCGCCCCGATTCAAACGGCAAAACAAGAGTTCCCCGGACCTAAGCCCGGCGTCTACTTCGTGGATAAGAGCGATGTCAATCAAAGTAACATTCGGATCGTCGGTCTTGGGACAGAGAGAAAAAACCCCGATTTCTATGCGCTCTCGGTTATGAACGAAATATTCAGCGGTGGTTTTGGATCGCGGCTTTTTCAGGATGTTCGCACCAAACGCGGGCTCGCTTACTCGGTAGGCGGCGCCTATGGCGCCTCCTATGACCACCCGGGCACCTTCTACGTAGCTGCCTCCACCAAAAGCACAACTACCGTGGATGCCACACAAGCCATGCTTGATGAAATCAACGACCTGAAGACCGTTCCATTCACCGAAGACGAATTGAAGCGCGCTAAAGATGAGGTCCTGAATTCCTTCATCTTCCGCTACGACTCCGTCGAGAAGGTACTTGACGAGCAGGCCAAGCTTGAGTTTTATGGCTATCCACTGGATTATCTCGACAAGTATCGGGACGCGGTCGAAAAGGTAACGACAGCCGATCTTGAGCGAGTCGCCAAGAAATACGTCGATTCTTCGAAGCTGGCGATCCTGGTAGTCGGCAACTCTTCCGAAATGGGCACCCCACTCTCCAAGCTCGGGACCGTTCAACCTTTGGACATTACCATCCCTATGCCGCCTGGCATGGCTGGGCCGCAAGGTCCTGGAGGAGATCAATAACATGAGCCTGGCGATTGCGATCATGGCCGCGGGCAAGGGGACCCGGCTCAAGTCAAAACGCCCTAAGGTTCTGCACGAGATCGGCGGCAAATCACTGCTTGAGCATGTGATTGCCGCGGCAGCACAGATTGTTCTACCTAAGGACATTTACGTCATAGTTGGTCACGAGGCGGAGCGAGTCAAAGCCTCCGTCGCTGCCAACGAAGTCCAGTTTGTTCTCCAGACCGAGCAGCGCGGCACCGGCCACGCCATCCAGTGCGCCCGGGAGCAAATCAAGGGATATGACAGCCTGATAGTCCTTTCGGGAGACGCGCCGCTCATTCGTCCCGAAACAATTGCGAGGATGCGTGATTTTCACATCGAACAACAAGCGGCAATGACTGTCTTGACTGCTTGCCCTCAGGAGCCGCAAGGATATGGCCGGATTCTACGGCGCAGCGCCAATTCCCCTGAGATTACAGCGATCATTGAGCAAAAAGCACTCACTCCCGACCAATTGAAAATACCGGAGATTAATTCTGGTATTTACGCTTTTGCAACTGCTCCCCTGTTGGCCAGTCTAGACTCTCTCCAACCGAACAATTCACAAGGAGAGCTCTATCTTACCGACATGGCGGGGCAGTTGGTTGCGGCTGGGCAGCGTGTCGTGGCTATTCAATCTACCAACTCCACCGAGGTTCTTGGAGCCAACACGATTGCCGAAATGATGCAGTTGGATGCAGCCATGCGTGCCGATGCGACCCGCAAACTCATGGCCTCAGGTGTCACGATTTTCCGCCCTGAAACCGTGACTATCGATGCCGGCGTCACTGTCGGCGCCGATACCATCATTGAGCCCTTCGTGCAGTTACTCGGGCAATCAAAGATTGGTACGGATTGCCGTATTCGCTCCTATTCCGTGATTGAGAATTCAACGGTTGCTGATGGTGTACTCGTTCGGCAAGGTTGCATTATCGGAGACTCAATCATTGACACTGGCGCGATGATCGGCCCCTACGCTCACATTCGTCCGGGAAGTGAAATTGGCGAAGGCGCTCACGTTGGGAATTTCGTCGAGACCAAGAAAGTGAAGCTGGGGAAAGGCTCAAAGGCAAACCATCTAACTTATCTTGGCGATGCCGATATTGGTCCCGGTACCAACATAGGAGCCGGCACCATTACCTGCAACTATGACGGAGTCGACAAGCACAAGACCATAATTGGGAATGGCGTCTTCGTTGGCAGCGACTCGACCCTGGTGGCGCCGATCTCGATTGGCGATGGGGCCTTTATCGGGGCGGGTTCCTGTATTACCGAAGACGTTCCAGCCGACGCGCTCGCACTTGGACGCGGACGGCAGGTCATCAAGGCTGACTGGGCTAAGACAAAAGGTCCTCATTGCAAGGTGAGAACTTAGTTGACTCCTCTGCCAAGGCAGCGCCGCATTATCATCATCACTACTCCTGCCAATACAGCCATCTAGCCTCCTCCTTCTTCAAATACTTGAAATAGTTTATTTGCCCTAGCAGCAACCAATTACGAGGATTTCTGCCTTAATTATGAGGCAACATCCTTTCTCTATCCATTGCATCCACCCCTCGATTAGGCGAATATAAGGCGAAGACGGTGCCGTCAAATGCCTTTAGCAGCTCAAATCCGCGCAGAAATCGAAGCCAGTTTAGCTGCGCGAATTCCTTCAGCTTTGACCCCTGTTTCACGCATCATCCGGACGGTTGCTGCTACTGGCATAAGTGCAGTTGATGAGCTCTTAGATGGAGGTCTCCAAGTTGGAGCAATCACTGAAATAGTAGGCCCGGAATGCTCCGGACGAACGAGTCTGGCGCTGGCCTTTTTGGCGCAAATGACCAGTGTCGGAAGAGTCTGCGCCTGGGTGGATGTGTCGGACACATTGCATCCAGAATCGGCTGCCGCAGCAGGCATCGACCTCGACCATTTGTTATGGGTGAGGTGTGGCGGCCCGGGAACACAGTCATTAAGTAAGACTCATGATCCGCAGCCATTGATGACGGCGACGCAGACCACCCGGGTGCAGTTAGGAGGGAATAGTCCGCATCCCCGCACCGAGAGTAAGGGATTACCTACAGCGATCAGTGATTTACTGGGAGCAAAAGTAAAGTATAGGCGCGATC includes these proteins:
- a CDS encoding M16 family metallopeptidase; its protein translation is MNAKSLLLVGLLTASVSAVAQSGANVPSSNQPQPWKSIPIPPLATFHPVQPKRIALKNGVVIFLAEDHELPFITGFIEIKGGSRDEPAAKAGLVSLYGDAWRTSGTTTQDGDKLDDILEAKAAKVETSGDIDSTSVSWNCLKQDEDQVFGIASDLLMHPAFNEEKLTLSKQQMAAGIVRRNDEAAQIASREASILIYGKNSPYAREPEIATVMSVTVADLKAWHDRTVIPNGMIIGVSGDFDSTAMEQKLRGVFDSLPPGAPIQTAKQEFPGPKPGVYFVDKSDVNQSNIRIVGLGTERKNPDFYALSVMNEIFSGGFGSRLFQDVRTKRGLAYSVGGAYGASYDHPGTFYVAASTKSTTTVDATQAMLDEINDLKTVPFTEDELKRAKDEVLNSFIFRYDSVEKVLDEQAKLEFYGYPLDYLDKYRDAVEKVTTADLERVAKKYVDSSKLAILVVGNSSEMGTPLSKLGTVQPLDITIPMPPGMAGPQGPGGDQ
- the glmU gene encoding bifunctional UDP-N-acetylglucosamine diphosphorylase/glucosamine-1-phosphate N-acetyltransferase GlmU, whose product is MSLAIAIMAAGKGTRLKSKRPKVLHEIGGKSLLEHVIAAAAQIVLPKDIYVIVGHEAERVKASVAANEVQFVLQTEQRGTGHAIQCAREQIKGYDSLIVLSGDAPLIRPETIARMRDFHIEQQAAMTVLTACPQEPQGYGRILRRSANSPEITAIIEQKALTPDQLKIPEINSGIYAFATAPLLASLDSLQPNNSQGELYLTDMAGQLVAAGQRVVAIQSTNSTEVLGANTIAEMMQLDAAMRADATRKLMASGVTIFRPETVTIDAGVTVGADTIIEPFVQLLGQSKIGTDCRIRSYSVIENSTVADGVLVRQGCIIGDSIIDTGAMIGPYAHIRPGSEIGEGAHVGNFVETKKVKLGKGSKANHLTYLGDADIGPGTNIGAGTITCNYDGVDKHKTIIGNGVFVGSDSTLVAPISIGDGAFIGAGSCITEDVPADALALGRGRQVIKADWAKTKGPHCKVRT